In Campylobacter sp. RM16187, the DNA window CCGGATAGCTTTAGAGATGAGTTTAGCTACATTTTAGGCATAAGAGAGCAGGGCGGAAAGTTCATAAAAAACGAGTTTGAAAATAGAATTTGCGAAAAGAAACCGGCCTATCACGAAGGCACGATGGAAAATGTAAATGAGGATAAATTTAACGCGATTGATGGCAAAGCTCTTAAATACTGCGACAAGCTTGCGGCGTTTATCGAAGCAGGCATTTCCATAAGCTATGGCGTAAAGTCAAAAGAGCTCATTGACGGGTTTAATAATATGGATAGTTTTTTTAGCAATAAACCAAGCGTTGATGGTGTAAATTTCGCTAAAATTTGCGAGGAATTTAAAGAGCATTTTTCTCTTTTGCAAGTAAAAATTTAAAAATTTGTGCGATAATCTGAGGAGTAAAATTTAAAAACCCCTTCTCAGATGACTGCGGCACACACCAAATTCAAGTGCTCTGCTGTGTTCCCACCCTGAAGCGGTGCCTGAAAGAGGCATTGCACAGGTCTAAGAAGAGGCGAGTGCAATTTTACTAAAGTATAACTTAAAACTAATTGAGGCATTTTATGGGAGTTGGGATAAAATCTAGGTTTTTGTCGTTTTTTCGCGAATTTTTTGTATACCATCATAGATCTTTGGAATTTCGTGCGAAAATTTTTGCCGCTATTATAGCTGCTAAACTTGATCCTGATGAAGATGATTTCATAATACTATATGAAATTTCAAAAGAGATTTACGATAATGACGAGGATAGAAAAGCTGTTTTAATACAGATTACAAAAGAGTATATATCAAAGGTAAAATGTAAGGATCATCTCACTCTTGATGCCCTACTTTTAAGTATAGATCAATCTATGAAAAGCCATAAAAGATATGCTTCTAAAATAGATTTTTCACACCTTAGAAGACTTATTAACGGAGAAGAGGAAGAGACATTAATTCAGCAAAGAGTTTATGATTTTTTACTTTATGAAGTAAAGCAATATTCATCTATTGGTTAAAATTCCTAAACTCTATTTTTAAATTGGATTCTATCTTACCAGAGTCAAATTCTCTTTGTGGAGTAGTTAAATTTCCGAAATTTTCGCCTGTGTTTAAAAAATTTTGCAGGTAGTAAGTTCTATTATAGCCATGATTTTCAAGTACTTTGCTCATATTTGATATATCATCTTCACAGAGCAGATCAGCATGCACGGTCGTTCGAACTTCGAATTTAAAGTTTATGGATATCAAAAACTCAAGCGTTTGGATGAAATTTTCATATAAATTTGACTTCGTTATATCATAAAATTTTTGGCTCGGAGCTTTAAAATCAAGCGCGATATAATCGATCAAATTTTCGCTTAAAGCCATTTTTAAAGCATTCAAATTTGAGCCGTTAGTATCAACCTTAAGCAAAAATCCTCGTTTTTTCACTTCACGTGCAAGAGGCAAAAAACTGCTTCTGATAGTGCACTCCCCACCGCTAAATACAACTCCGCTTAGCTTGCCTATGCGCCTATCTAAAAACTGCAAAAACTCATCTTCGCTCACAAAGCCTTCGCCAAGCACGACAGCTGTGTTGTAGCAGTAGGCACAGCGCATATTACACCCCGTAAACCACGCCACGCACGCGGTTTTATCGGGAAAATCAAGAGTGGTAAATGGAGTTATCGAGTGAAGCGGCTTATTTTGCGCACTCACAAAATTTCACTCGTTCTTTGTGTTCACCTTTTTTACCGAGATTAAAGCTTTCAACCGGTCTGTGATAGCCCATTACACGAGTATAAACCACGCATTTTGTGCGTTTTTCTTGCAATTTTTCTAAGATCTCTTTTTCGCTCATATTTACTCCTTAACTATTTATATTGTAGCCTATGCGAGGTTAATTGTTTGTAAAAATATAGTAATATTTGCGTTATATTTCAACCAAAAGGATAAAAATGGCAAAAGTAAATTTCAAAGGCTCGCCTGTAAATTTAAGAGGCGATGAGGTATGTGTAGGGCAGCGCGCTCCTGAGGTGACACTTGTGGGTGGCGATCTTGGTGAGTTTAAGGTGGGTGCAGACAACGCTAAAATCGAAGTTCTAGTCACAGTTCCTTCACTTGATACAGGAGTTTGCGCGACTGAAACTCGCAAATTTAACGAAAAAATGGCCGGCAAAAATGCGATAAAACTAAGCGTTATTTCGGCTGATTTGCCGTTTGCGATGGGTAGATTTTGCTCTACTGAAGGCATAGCAAATTTGCGCGTGGGAAGCGACTTTAGAGCTAAAGAATTTGGCGAGAAATATGGCGTCTTAATCGATGAAGGAGCGCTTAAAGGTTTGCTAGCTCGCGCGGTTTTTGTAGTAAAAGATGGAGTTATCATCCATAAGCAAATCGTGCCTGAAATCGCAGATGAGCCAAACTATGATGCCGTGTTTGACGCGATTAAGTCAAGCGGCGGTTGTGGCTGCGGTTGCGGACATTAATTAAAATTTTGGCTTTGAAATTTACCTCAAAGCCAAAACTCCCCTCTTTTTAATTTTAAGAAATTTTAGCTACACTTCTTAAAATCTCAAAAGGCAAAATTTGAAAATCATAGATCTAAGCCCGGTTTTAAGCTCTAAAATGCAAATTTATCCAGGCGACGCACCGCTTTTGATAGAGCAAAATTTAGACGGCGGATTTTGCACGGGAAACCTCTCTATGTCGCTTCATGTAGGCTCGCATACCGATTTTGCTATGCATTGCGGCATGAACACAGCAGCAAGCGAAGAAATTTCTCTTAGCTATTTTGTGGGCGAAGCGGTTTGTATCGGAGTGAAGGCAAATTTAAACGAAGCTATCAAATTTCAAATTCAGCCACATCCAAAAAACGCTCAAATTTTGCTTTTAAATGTGCATTGTGAATTTAAAGATGAGCAAGATTTTTTTATAAATTCTCCTTTTTTGGATGAGGATTTTTTAAATTTAGCTCAGCAAAACGGCTTTAAAACCATCGCTACAAATTTATCTACGATTGATGCTCACGGGTCAAATTTGCGTCACAAAGAGGCTTTTGAAAGAGGAGTTCAAATCATCGAATGCCTTGTAAATTTAAAGCCTTTGGAGGATAAAACTTTCTTTTTCTCGGCAGCTCCTTTAAAGATAGCAAACGCCGACGCAGCGCCTCTTAGAGCTTACGCGATTTTGCAAAGCTAATTTGCAAAAATAGCAAGCTAAAATTTGTTGCTCTAACCGTCTTTACGGCCATTTATTTAAATTTACTTTTTGGTTATAATCGCTCTATGGGTAAAAATAGTCAAAATTTCGGCATAGTTTTAACTCTTCTTGGCGGGATTTTCTGGGGATTTTCGGGAGCTTGTGGACAGTATCTTTTTGAGCACAAAGGCATAAGTGCCGAGTATCTCACCTCGCTTCGCTTGATACTTTCAGGTGTGATAATGCTTGCGATTTTATACGCAAAAAGCGGCAAATTTATCTTTAGTATCTTTAGCTCAAAGAAAAATATCTACGATCTGCTCTTTTACGCGCTATTTGGCATTATGGCGTGTCAATACACCTACTTTGTTACGATCGAGCTTTCAAATGCGGCGATTGCGACTATTTTACAGTATCTTGCGCCTGTTTTAGTGCTGTTTGTGCTTTGCATAGAAGAGAAAAGATTTCCTTATAAAAAAGAAAGTTTAAGCGTATTTTGCGCCATTTTTGGAGTATTTTTGCTTGCTACTCATGGAAATTTTACAAGTCTTGTTATCCCGACAAAGACGCTTATTATCGGCATAATATCGGCATGCACCATCGTTATATACACGCTTTCTCCGCGCCGACTAATGAGGAGCTATCCCGTCACGCTTATACTTGCGTGGGCGATGCTGATTGGCGGAGTGGTGCTAAGCCTTTATGCCAAACCTTGGCAGCTTAAAGGTGTAAGCGATATGAGCGGAATTTTAGCGCTTTGCGGTGTTGTCGTTTTTGGGACTATCTTTGCGTTTAGCCTTTACATGCAAGGAGTTAAAATTCTAGGCGGCGGCAAAGCTAGTGTGATATCTGCTATCGAGCCGGTTTCTGCTGCTTTATTTGCGGCGTTTTGGCTTGGAAGTAAGTTTGTAATGATCGATATAATCGGGTTTGCACTGATTATCGTTGCGATTATAATATTAAGAAAGAGCTAACTAAGTGCGAGTAAAACCGATAAATTTAAGTATTTATCGGTTTAAATATCTATTTTTGACTTTTTGAGCCCCAAATTCCAGCCAAAATCGAGCCTGATAAGTTATGCCACACGCTAAATAGCGCGCCAGGAAGTGCCGCAAGCGAGCCGAAGTATTTAACCGCAAGAGCAACGCTTAAGCCTGAATTTTGCATGCCAACTTCGATAGCAACGGTTCTTGCCGTCTTTTCATCAAAGCCAAAGAGTTTGGATAAAAAGTATCCGCAAAATAGCCCCGAGCTGTTGTGAAGTATCACGCCGATAGCTACTAGCGCGCCTACTGTTTGGATGTTTTTCGCGTTTAGCGCCACGACGATGGCTATGATCGTGATGATGGCTGCCATTGAGATGATAGGAAGCGCAGGCAGGATCTTTTTAACGAATTTATGAAAAAATGTATTTAAAAGCACGCCGACCACTATCGGTACAAGCATGATTTTAACTAAATTTAAGAGCATACTCATGGCAGGGACTAGAACCTCTTGTCCGATGTAAAGCCAGGTTAAAAACGGCATCAGCACTATGGAAAGCAAGGTCGAAAATAGCGTCATACTAACGCTTAGTGCGACATCGCCCTTGGCTAGATAGGTCATCACGTTTGAAGCAGTACCGCCTGCACTTGTGCCTACTAGCATCATGCCTGCGGTGATTTCGTTGCTAAAGCCAAACGCTTTTGAGATCACAAATGCAGCAAGCGGCATGATGAGAAATTGGATGAAAATTCCAAGTCCAAGTGCTTTTTTCTTGTGTAAAATTTGCTTAAAATCATCGATACTAAGCGTGATACCCATGCCAAGCATGATGACGACAAGAAGTGGAACGATGTAGCCTTTGATAGCTACAAAACCTGTCGGAAACGTGTAAGCGATAAATGATAAAACTATCGCTACTATAGGAAAAAGTAGTGCTTTCATGAGTTGATTGTATCTAAAAATTAAGATTTTTTATAAAAATAGAGCAAATTTTAGTGAAAATTTTATGAAACTGTTAAATTTCTACAAGGCTACTGCTAAAATTCTCAAATTTTTAGAGTGTTTTTGAAATTTAAGCTTCAAAAAGTGTCGGCTGAAACGACTTAACTATAAAGCTTTTTCGCGTTAGCTCGCACTCGCCTAAATTTCTGATTGCTGCAAGGTGCGCCTTTGTGCCGTAACCCTTGTGCGAGGCGTATCCGTAGGCGGGATAAATTTCGCCCCATGCGCTCATCAGCTCGTCTCTGCTTACTTTGGCTAATATGCTTGCCGCGCTTACTTGCGCTACCTTGCCGTCTGCTTTTATCATAGTTTTTACACCTGTGCCGTAGTTTGCGTTGCCGTCATAAAGCAGCTCATAGCCTGCAAAATGTTGCTTAAACAGCTTTAAAGCCCGCCTTAAACACTCGCTAAGTCCTAGTTCGTCGATTTGGTGATTTGAAAAATATACGATTAAAAATTGCGAATTTACAGCGATTTCATTAAAAAGCTCTTTTCGCCTTTTTGCGCTTAGTTTTTTAGAGTCGTTAAGTCCCTTTATCTCTTTTTTAAGCACGCAAGCAGCGACCGCCAAAGGGCCTGCAAGCGCTCCTCGGCCAGCCTCATCGATACCGCAAATTTTAACTTCACTCATCAAAAAAGCCCGAAACTATCTTTCATAAAAGGCTTTATTTCTTCTAGCAAAATGCTCTTTTCTGCGTCTTTGCTTTGAAATGAAATTCCAGCCGGAGTTAGCACGAAATTTTCACTTATCTTTATATCTTTGCTTTCAAAAAGTGCTTTTAAATTTTCATCATCTAAGTTTATAAAGAGATCCTCAGGCGAGATATCTTTGCCGGTTTTAAGAAATTTTGAACTGCAAATTTTGCCCTCCTTGCCAAGATTTCTGCAAGTGGTTTTAAAAATTTCGTTGCTAAACTCAAGCGTTAAAATGTCGTTTTTAAATAAATTTTGCTCGCTATCTTTAAATTCCTGCTTGAAATTTTCCAGTTTTTCTTTTAGATTATTTTTGTTTTTAGTAACAAAATCAGCCGAGAAGAAGTCGCTTACTATCGCTTCAAACTTCATATCGCCAGTTTTTATAACCTGCAAGCCAAGAGATAAAATTTCATAGCTGAGTTCCTCGGTTACCTCGGCTTTGTGAGCTTTGCCTTTTATGGCTAGCTTGCCGCTTAATTTGCCATCTTCATCAAATTTTACATCTAAATTTAGCCAGTCGGAGAGCGCGTTTAGGGCTGTTATGTTACTATCTGTTTTTTCGATCTTGCCTTTTGAAAACTCAAATTTTTCACCCTTGAAAAAGACGTGTCCGTAAATTTTAGTAGGGAGCTCAAAGCCTTTTTCGCCTTTGAAATTTTCAAATTCGTTATCAAAGGAGTTTAGATAAAGCTCAAATTTTTCTTCGTCCGCTAGACCTGTGAATTTATAAAATTTGCCCCAGTTTTCGTGATTTATCTCATATCCAAAGCTAAGTAAAACAGCAACTAAAAACGTTAAAATTACTCTCATGTACTCTCCTAAAATTTAGTTAAAAACTAAGTGCCCATCTTGAAAAAGGCAAAATTTCACACTTTATGCCTTCTACGCTAAGCTCGGCTTGATTTGCCACGCTGATAACTTGAAGTCTGTTTACTCCAAGAGCTTTTAAATTCGCGTGAAGTTTTTTAAATTTTAAAAATATCAGATCGCTATCGCTAAATGGTATGCAAAGTATAGCAAGTTTCCTTTTAGCAAGGAAAAAATCAAACTCTTTAGTGTAAAAAATCTCCTCTTTAAATTTAAAAAGCTCGCAAAAGATGATATTTGAAAAAAGTTTTACGAAATCTTTCTTTAGACTCAGCGCATTTCGCATCACAAAATCATTAAAATAAAGCCTCTTTGCCGCGCTTGGCTGCTCAAATTTCGCTACAAGACTTATAAAGCCTCTATTTTCTAGCTCAACAAGTCCTGCATAGACGCGGTCTTTTGAGGTTTTAGAGTGTGTTTTTAAATTTTTATATAGCTCATGCGCGCTTAAATTTGCCCCTTGAAAAGCGGCGCACTCTTTTATCAAATTTATATCGGCTTCATTTAGCTTGCTCTTAAGCCTTGCTTGGAGATTTTCTACGACTTCGCTTTGGTCAAGAAAGGCTGAATTTAGGCTGTTGCCGTGCGTAACAAAATGGCTAAATAGCTGATCTTGATCTAAATTTTTAGGGAAAAACGCTATAAACTCTTCGTAGTCCAAGTAGCTTAAATTTAGTTTTTTAAAGCCGATTAAATTTATGTTTTTTGACTCGCTAGTTACGACTATGTTTTGAAGGCCTAAACTTGAAAATTTTTCTATAGCAACTGTCTGCTCGTTTGAATTTACTCCTTCTATTGCTAGAGCTTTTATGGCTCTGTTATCTTTTAAAAACTGCTCTAAATCATCTAAAATTTTAGCCTCGCTTATCCTTATATCTTGCAGGTTTATATATAAAATTTCCTCATCTTTAAACTGCTTTAGATGATCTATCACGAGTGAAGTTTTACCGCTTCCATCGCTTCCTATGATGAGAGTTTTAGGCGAAGTTATGCTAAATTTTCTATCTATAAATTTAAGTGATTTTAAAGGAGTGTTGTAAAGCGATAGCAGTTCTTTCAAATTTAGCCTTTTAAAATTTGAAAGAATTATAACATTTTTTCCTTTTAATAAGGAAAAAACTAAAATTAAATATCAAATTTTTCAAATTTCGGATAAAAACTCTTTTGAACTATTAAAATTTTTCCTTACAAAAAGGAAATAAATTTCAAAAATTCTTACTAAAACAGCTCAAAACATTGACTTTAAAAGCTCATTTTAGTAAAATCTCAGTCTTTTATGTAAGTCATAAAAGGTCGTATGTTTGCGACAAGTTCTATTTTAAAGGAAATCAAATGGAGAGAATCAGGCTTAAGCTCAAAGCTTATGACCATAGAGTTCTAGACCGCACAGTTGCAGCAATCGTAGAAGCTGTCAAAAGAACTGGTGCTGACGTAAGAGGTCCAGTGCCAATGCCTACTAAGATCAAACGCTACACAGTCTTAAAATCACCACACATCAACAAAGATTCACGTGAGCAGTTTGAGATGAGAATTCATGCACGTATGCTTGACATCGTAGCAGCTACACCTGACACAGTCGATTCGCTAACAAAACTTGACTTGGCTCCTGAAGTTAACGTCGAAGTTCGTGCGATGGGCAAGTAATCAGGCGAAAGGTTAGATAATGGAATATATCGTAGAAAAAATAGGCATGAGTAGGACGATTTCGGTTCCTAGTACACCAGTTACACTTCTAAAACTTGTAGAGACTAAAGTTTGCGAAGTAGGTGAAAACAACCGCGCAATCGTTGCTTATGCAAAAGGTAAAGCAAAAAACAAAGCTATAGCAGGTCAGCAAAAGAAATACAATCTTTCAGCTGAGTACAACAAATTTGCCACTTTAACAGTTGCAAATAGCGAAGCAGGCGATCTTGACGTAAGCCCGCTAAGTTCAGCTGCTGTTATCAAAGTTAGCTTTGATTCAAAGGGTAGAGGTTATCAAGGTGTTGTTAAAAGACACGGATTTGGTGGCGGACCAAAAAGTCACGGTTCACGTTTCCACAGACGCCACGGATCAATCGGTAACTGCGAATGGCCGGGACGTGTTCAACCTGGTATGAAAATGGCCGGACACATGGGCGATGTGAAAGTAACTGTTAAAAACGAAGTTGTAAGTTTTGATAGCGAGAACGGAATTTTGGTTTTAAAAGGCTCAGTTCCTGGACACAACGGCGCAATGGGTAGAGTAAGGATAGTAAAATGAGTAAAGTTTGCGTATTAAACGAGAAATTTGAAAAGGCTGGAGATTTAGATCTTCCTGCAAATTATGCAGAGGTAAATCCACACAACCTTTATCTATATGTTAAATCTTACCTTGCAGGTATCCGCGCAAATACAGCTCACACTAAGACTCGTGCTTTTGTAAGCGGTGGCGGTAAGAAGCCATGGAGACAAAAGGGTCGTGGCGGCGCTCGTGCAGGTTCAACCAGAACTAACGTATGGGTAGGCGGTGCAGTATCTTTCGGTCCATTGAATAATAGAAATTATTTCCAAAAAATTAATAAAAAACAAAAGAGATTAGCTCTTGAGTGTGCACTAGCACAAAAGGCTAACGATGGCAAAATTTTCGCAGTTGATAGCATCAGCATCGATAGCGGAAAGACAAAAGATGCGGCAAAAATTATCAATAGCCTAAATTTAAGAGATGCGTTGATAGTTAAAGATTTGCTTGATGATAACACGCTTTTGGCATTTAGAAATTTATCAAACTGCTATCTAGTAGATGCAAGCGAGATAAATGCGTATCTAGTATCGGTATTTAGTGCGGTTATCATTGAAAAAGCAGCACTTGAATCTATAACAAAAGAGGGCTAAAATGGCAGATATAACTGATATCAAAACAATTTTATATACAGAAAAGACTCTTGGCCTTCAAGAAGATGGTGTAGTAGTTATCCAAACTTCACCAAAGATGACTAAAAATAGGCTAAAAGAAATTTTAAAAGAGTATTTTGGAGTAACGCCACTTCGCGTAAATTCACTTAGAATGGAAGGTAAAGTTAAGCGTTTTAAAGGACAAACAGGACAACGCAGTGAAGTTAAAAAATTCTACGTTAAGTTACCTGAGGGTTCAACTCTAGAAAGCATGGAGGCGTAAGATGGCAATTAAAACATATAAACCATATACACCAAGCCGTAGATTTATGACAGGTCTTAGCAGTGAAGATATCACGGCTAAACCAAGCGTTAGAAGCCTACTTGTAAAACTACCTGCATCAGGCGGTAGAAATAACAACGGTCGTATCACATCAAGACATAAAGAAGCAGGCGCTAAAAAGCTATACAGAATCATCGACTTTAAAAGACGCAAATTTGGCATCGAAGGTAAAGTTGAAGCGATCGAATACGATCCAAACAGAAACTGCCGTATAGCACTTATCGCTTATAAAGATGGCGAAAAACGCTATATCATCAGACCAAACGGACTAAACGTAGGTGACGTAGTAGCAGCTGCTGAATCCGGTCTTGATATAAAACCTGGTAACGCTATGAAACTAAGAAACATCCCTGTGGGAACGATCGTTCATAACGTTGAGCTAAAGCCTGGTAAGGGCGGACAGATAGCAAGAAGCGCAGGCGGATATGCTCAGCTAATGGGCAAAGAGGAAAAATATGTCATCTTAAGACTTCCAAGTGGCGAGATGAGACAAATTTTAGCAGAGTGTATGGCAAGCGTTGGCGTTATCGGTAACGAGGACTGGGCTAACGTAACTATCGGTAAAGCAGGTAGAAACCGCCACAGAGGAATTCGCCCTCAAACTCGTGGTTCAGCTATGAACCCGGTAGATCACCCGCACGGTGGTGGTGAAGGTAAGAAAAATTCAGGCCGTCACCCGGTAACTCCATGGGGTAAACCGACAAAAGGTGCTAAGACTCGCCGCAAAAAAGCTAGCGACAAGCTAATTATCTCAAGAAGGAAAGGAAAATAGAGATGGCTAGATCACTCAAAAAAGGTCCTTTCGTAGACGGACATGTAATGAAAAAAGTTGTTGCTGCTAAGAAAGCAAACGACAACAAGCCGATCAAAACATGGTCAAGACGCAGTACGATTGTACCTGAAATGATTGGACTTACATTTAATGTCCATAATGGTAAAAGCTTTATCCCTGTGTATGTAACTGAAAACCACATCGGATATAAACTTGGCGAATTTGCTCCAACTAGAACGTTTAAGGGTCACAAAGGCTCTGTTCAGAAAAAAATCGGCAAATAAGGGGAGATAAATGAGTAAAGCTATTATTAAATTTATTAGACTATCTCCTACTAAAGCAAGACTTATAGCAAGAGAAGTTCAAGGTATGAATGCTGAACTAGCGCTTGCAAGTTTAAGCTTTATGCCAAACAAGGGAGCTAAATTTATAGCAAACGCAATCAGCTCTGCTGTTGCAAATGGCGGTT includes these proteins:
- the rplC gene encoding 50S ribosomal protein L3 — its product is MEYIVEKIGMSRTISVPSTPVTLLKLVETKVCEVGENNRAIVAYAKGKAKNKAIAGQQKKYNLSAEYNKFATLTVANSEAGDLDVSPLSSAAVIKVSFDSKGRGYQGVVKRHGFGGGPKSHGSRFHRRHGSIGNCEWPGRVQPGMKMAGHMGDVKVTVKNEVVSFDSENGILVLKGSVPGHNGAMGRVRIVK
- a CDS encoding EamA family transporter, which produces MGKNSQNFGIVLTLLGGIFWGFSGACGQYLFEHKGISAEYLTSLRLILSGVIMLAILYAKSGKFIFSIFSSKKNIYDLLFYALFGIMACQYTYFVTIELSNAAIATILQYLAPVLVLFVLCIEEKRFPYKKESLSVFCAIFGVFLLATHGNFTSLVIPTKTLIIGIISACTIVIYTLSPRRLMRSYPVTLILAWAMLIGGVVLSLYAKPWQLKGVSDMSGILALCGVVVFGTIFAFSLYMQGVKILGGGKASVISAIEPVSAALFAAFWLGSKFVMIDIIGFALIIVAIIILRKS
- a CDS encoding cyclase family protein yields the protein MKIIDLSPVLSSKMQIYPGDAPLLIEQNLDGGFCTGNLSMSLHVGSHTDFAMHCGMNTAASEEISLSYFVGEAVCIGVKANLNEAIKFQIQPHPKNAQILLLNVHCEFKDEQDFFINSPFLDEDFLNLAQQNGFKTIATNLSTIDAHGSNLRHKEAFERGVQIIECLVNLKPLEDKTFFFSAAPLKIANADAAPLRAYAILQS
- the rplB gene encoding 50S ribosomal protein L2 — its product is MAIKTYKPYTPSRRFMTGLSSEDITAKPSVRSLLVKLPASGGRNNNGRITSRHKEAGAKKLYRIIDFKRRKFGIEGKVEAIEYDPNRNCRIALIAYKDGEKRYIIRPNGLNVGDVVAAAESGLDIKPGNAMKLRNIPVGTIVHNVELKPGKGGQIARSAGGYAQLMGKEEKYVILRLPSGEMRQILAECMASVGVIGNEDWANVTIGKAGRNRHRGIRPQTRGSAMNPVDHPHGGGEGKKNSGRHPVTPWGKPTKGAKTRRKKASDKLIISRRKGK
- a CDS encoding bile acid:sodium symporter family protein; protein product: MKALLFPIVAIVLSFIAYTFPTGFVAIKGYIVPLLVVIMLGMGITLSIDDFKQILHKKKALGLGIFIQFLIMPLAAFVISKAFGFSNEITAGMMLVGTSAGGTASNVMTYLAKGDVALSVSMTLFSTLLSIVLMPFLTWLYIGQEVLVPAMSMLLNLVKIMLVPIVVGVLLNTFFHKFVKKILPALPIISMAAIITIIAIVVALNAKNIQTVGALVAIGVILHNSSGLFCGYFLSKLFGFDEKTARTVAIEVGMQNSGLSVALAVKYFGSLAALPGALFSVWHNLSGSILAGIWGSKSQK
- the tpx gene encoding thiol peroxidase, with protein sequence MAKVNFKGSPVNLRGDEVCVGQRAPEVTLVGGDLGEFKVGADNAKIEVLVTVPSLDTGVCATETRKFNEKMAGKNAIKLSVISADLPFAMGRFCSTEGIANLRVGSDFRAKEFGEKYGVLIDEGALKGLLARAVFVVKDGVIIHKQIVPEIADEPNYDAVFDAIKSSGGCGCGCGH
- a CDS encoding ribonuclease HII codes for the protein MSEVKICGIDEAGRGALAGPLAVAACVLKKEIKGLNDSKKLSAKRRKELFNEIAVNSQFLIVYFSNHQIDELGLSECLRRALKLFKQHFAGYELLYDGNANYGTGVKTMIKADGKVAQVSAASILAKVSRDELMSAWGEIYPAYGYASHKGYGTKAHLAAIRNLGECELTRKSFIVKSFQPTLFEA
- the rpsS gene encoding 30S ribosomal protein S19, translating into MARSLKKGPFVDGHVMKKVVAAKKANDNKPIKTWSRRSTIVPEMIGLTFNVHNGKSFIPVYVTENHIGYKLGEFAPTRTFKGHKGSVQKKIGK
- a CDS encoding ATP-binding protein, producing MKELLSLYNTPLKSLKFIDRKFSITSPKTLIIGSDGSGKTSLVIDHLKQFKDEEILYINLQDIRISEAKILDDLEQFLKDNRAIKALAIEGVNSNEQTVAIEKFSSLGLQNIVVTSESKNINLIGFKKLNLSYLDYEEFIAFFPKNLDQDQLFSHFVTHGNSLNSAFLDQSEVVENLQARLKSKLNEADINLIKECAAFQGANLSAHELYKNLKTHSKTSKDRVYAGLVELENRGFISLVAKFEQPSAAKRLYFNDFVMRNALSLKKDFVKLFSNIIFCELFKFKEEIFYTKEFDFFLAKRKLAILCIPFSDSDLIFLKFKKLHANLKALGVNRLQVISVANQAELSVEGIKCEILPFSRWALSF
- a CDS encoding 50S ribosomal protein L23, which codes for MADITDIKTILYTEKTLGLQEDGVVVIQTSPKMTKNRLKEILKEYFGVTPLRVNSLRMEGKVKRFKGQTGQRSEVKKFYVKLPEGSTLESMEA
- the rpsJ gene encoding 30S ribosomal protein S10 codes for the protein MERIRLKLKAYDHRVLDRTVAAIVEAVKRTGADVRGPVPMPTKIKRYTVLKSPHINKDSREQFEMRIHARMLDIVAATPDTVDSLTKLDLAPEVNVEVRAMGK
- the nrdD gene encoding anaerobic ribonucleoside-triphosphate reductase is translated as MSEKEILEKLQEKRTKCVVYTRVMGYHRPVESFNLGKKGEHKERVKFCECAK
- the rplV gene encoding 50S ribosomal protein L22, translated to MSKAIIKFIRLSPTKARLIAREVQGMNAELALASLSFMPNKGAKFIANAISSAVANGGFEPEEVIVSSCRVDAGPVLKRFRPRARGSASRIRKPTAHILVEVSKAEKKDA
- a CDS encoding anaerobic ribonucleoside-triphosphate reductase activating protein; this encodes MSAQNKPLHSITPFTTLDFPDKTACVAWFTGCNMRCAYCYNTAVVLGEGFVSEDEFLQFLDRRIGKLSGVVFSGGECTIRSSFLPLAREVKKRGFLLKVDTNGSNLNALKMALSENLIDYIALDFKAPSQKFYDITKSNLYENFIQTLEFLISINFKFEVRTTVHADLLCEDDISNMSKVLENHGYNRTYYLQNFLNTGENFGNLTTPQREFDSGKIESNLKIEFRNFNQ
- the rplD gene encoding 50S ribosomal protein L4; the protein is MSKVCVLNEKFEKAGDLDLPANYAEVNPHNLYLYVKSYLAGIRANTAHTKTRAFVSGGGKKPWRQKGRGGARAGSTRTNVWVGGAVSFGPLNNRNYFQKINKKQKRLALECALAQKANDGKIFAVDSISIDSGKTKDAAKIINSLNLRDALIVKDLLDDNTLLAFRNLSNCYLVDASEINAYLVSVFSAVIIEKAALESITKEG